A portion of the Scylla paramamosain isolate STU-SP2022 chromosome 2, ASM3559412v1, whole genome shotgun sequence genome contains these proteins:
- the LOC135112099 gene encoding fibrocystin-L-like isoform X4: protein MLAGQGFDPDGGSLVTLCDLPCDLVSSDSTTAITCVAPALPHSEADVTCDVVVSSPNGLSASLLGGFTYQLALTLSLTGLEPQRGGTADGTSLTLTGTGFGLSGNKVTIGGSECKVTQEGPTSITCITEAHQGSGQFQVKVTAPGKGLAAANNSGIFSYIDLWSSPFTWGSEPPPSQGQLVVVTQGKTLLLDQATPVLKMLLIQGGHVVFDVETVEELVLWAEYILIIGGGSLSIGSEDQPFPGEAVIELHSNTHSTELPLYGAKVLAVRDGTLDLHGLHVPITWTHLAHTASLGDTNLTLSLPVTLRQGDQVVIATTENRFYMKENEVRTIASVSEDGLEVTLTEALEHTHLSVTQTLEGHTVETRAEVGLLTHNVKIQGNVGTDFSVAIEGCDTAFRPDHPVMFQWSTWRRDWR from the exons ATGCTGGCAGGTCAGGGCTTTGACCCAGATGGCGGCTCCTTGGTGACCTTGTGTGACCTGCCCTGTGACCTTGTGAGCAGCGACAGCACCACAGCCATAACCTGTGTGGCACCAGCCCTGCCCCACa GTGAGGCAGATGTGAcatgtgatgtggtggtgagcaGCCCGAATGGTTTGTCTGCCAGTCTGCTGGGTGGCTTCACCTACCAACTGgctctcacactctccctcactggcCTGGAGCCCCAGCGAGGCGGCACTGCTGACggcacctccctcaccctcactggCACTGGCTTTGG GTTGAGCGGCAATAAGGTGACCATTGGTGGGTCAGAGTGCAAGGTGACCCAAGAGGGTCCGACCAGCATCACCTGCATCACTGAGGCTCACCAAGGGTCGGGTCAATTCCAGGTCAAGGTCACTGCCCCTGGGAAAGGCTTGGCAGCGGCT AACAATAGTGGAATCTTCTCCTACATCGACCTCTGGAGTTCACCATTCACTTGGGGCAGCGAACCGCCACCATCACAGgggcagctggtggtggtgactcagGGCAAGACACTGCTGCTGGACCAGGCAACACCAGTGCTGAAGATGCTGCTGATCCAGGGTGGCCACGTGGTGTTTGATGTGGAGACTGTGGAGGAGCTGGTGTTGTGGGCAGAGTATATTTTGATCATTGGTGGTGGCTCTCTCAGTATTGGGTCGGAGGATCAGCCTTTCCCTGGTGAGGCCGTCATTGAACTgcacagcaacacacactcCACCGAGCTGCCCTTGTATGGTGCCAAG GTATTGGCGGTGCGTGATGGGACGCTGGACCTTCATGGCCTTCACGTCCCCATCACCTGGACCCACCTGGCACACACGGCCTCCCTTGGGGACACCAACCTCACCCTGTCCCTGCCCGTCACCTTGAGGCAGGGTGACCAGGTTGTTATTGCCACCACAGAGAACAG GTTCTACATGAAGGAGAACGAGGTGAGGACCATCGCATCAGTCTCTGAGGATGGCCTGGAGGTCACACTGACAGAGGCACTGGAGCACACCCACCTCTCCGTCACCCAGACTCTTGAGGGACACACAGTGGAGACACGTGCAGAGGTGGGACTCCTCACCCACAATGTCAAGATCCAGGGAAATGTTGGCACCGACTTCAGTGTGGCTATTGAGGGCTGTGACACTGCTTTTAGGCCTG ACCACCCAGTCATGTTTCAATGGTCGACATGGAGACGAGATTGGCGGTGA
- the LOC135112146 gene encoding fibrocystin-L-like, which produces MAGIGPLPHILDHNPQERHPQQSHSTEDHPTSYSCTITSLTPTKVSCTAAGLSAGSYRPMVTVAGARAVVGNKVSSTTLPVASALTPQSGSINRGAVLVGNSSGFIPGYMMVVVGGAECPMLQESANTISCRLPPGIEGEAAVVVSVACSENVMAAKAFTYTAAVTPMLLSVTPSTDVVSSTTLTLDGTGFTLSGGTPEVTVGGKRSQHLEEGNMRWL; this is translated from the exons ATGGCTGGCATTGGCCCTCTTCCCCACATACTGGACCACAACCCCCAGGAGAGACACCCACAACAGAGTCACTCAACAGAGGACCATcccacctcctactcctgcaCCATCACCTCTCTCACCCCCACCAAAGTGTCCTGCACAGCAGCCGGCCTGTCCGCAGGCTCCTACAGACCCATGGTGACCGTGGCTGGGGCTAGGGCAGTTGTGGGCAACAAGGTGTCCTCCACTACCCTGCCCGTGGCCTCTGCCCTAACACCTCAGTCCGGCAGCATCAACAGAGGTGCGGTGCTGGTGGGGAACAGCTCGGGGTTCATTCCCGGGtacatgatggtggtggttggtggtgctgAGTGCCCCATGCTGCAGGAGAGTGCCAACACCATCTCCTGCCGCCTGCCACCTGGCATTGAGggggaggcagcggtggtggtcaGTGTGGCCTGCAGTGAGAATGTGATGGCTGCCAAAGCATTCACCTACACTGCAGCCGTCACCCCCATGCTTCTCTCTGTCAC GCCCTCTACTGATGTGGTGAGCAGCACCACCCTCACACTGGATGGCACTGGCTTCACTCTGTCCGGGGGCACTCCTGAGGTCACCGTGGGGGGCAAAAG gTCCCAGCACTTGGAGGAGGGAAACATGAGGTGGTTGTGA
- the LOC135112129 gene encoding fibrocystin-L-like, with protein MEYVLQVTSASATQGSVKGGTLVRLGGTGFSSDCSRLKVKLGQVYECEVLQCSDEALTCITRPITTNHRIVNVGTSSETVSWYPRVLEVVEGDSVTWQWSKVSENSQLQYRVCEVASPVDKCEDADGSGFFSGTQTAAGSFTVAFPQQGIHYYAGPTLPGGVVMRGQVNVVRPPHQALRMAVLLGDKEATYQVAGSQVVNMSGCDPILEMPLDGCDLPDLTTPENGYLYFHFHTCHTPVVSALASSTTHTVKGLSGLQVVGGDSLTITGSGFGDLACQVELSVGEASCSVTSASDTSVTCDLDDLDNLRSGAYLPITVKAINRGMAVTDIAGYSSEGRVVMVPQVSSLSPLEGSLGGSTLLTISGSGLQGLVASPVVLVGGQTCLTPPSTSATVATFTLTVAGVPAKMDTLTFTYSEALTPVVTSMAVQGEEATLSGHNFGSDNTKVTITLVQQSVPRGCREVPQEEEKEDLMVEEREDWWWWC; from the exons ATGGAGTACGTACTGCAGGTGACCTCGGCCTCAGCTACCCAGGGGTCAGTGAAGGGTGGCACGCTGGTCAGGCTGGGCGGCACAGGCTTCAGCTCGGATTGTTCCCGCCTCAAGGTGAAGCTGGGCCAGGTGTATGAGTGTGAGGTGCTGCAGTGCTCCGATGAGGCCCTCACCTGCATCACCAggcccatcaccaccaaccacaGGATTGTGAATGTTGGCACCAGCTCTG AGACTGTATCATGGTATCCTCGTGTGCtggaggtagtggagggagACTCAGTAACCTGGCAGTGGAGTAAGGTGTCTGAGAACTCACAGCTGCAGTACAGAGTGTGTGAGGTGGCTAGCCCTGTGGATAAGTGTGAGGACGCTGATGGTTCTGGCTTCTTCTCAGGGACACAGACTGCTGCAG GCTCCTTCACAGTGGCCTTCCCCCAGCAAGGCATCCACTATTATGCTGGCCCCACACTgcctggtggtgtggtgatgcggGGCCAAGTCAACGTGGTACGGCCACCTCATCAGGCCCTCAGGATGGCCGTACTGCTGGGTGACAAGGAAGCCACCTACCAGGTTGCCGGGAGTCAGGTCGTCAACATGAGTGGCTGTGACCCCATCCTGGAGATGCCTCTGGACGGGTGTGACCTCCCCGACCTGACCACACCAGAAAATGGATACCTGTACTTTCATTtccacacctgtcacacacctGTGGTCTCTGCCCtggcctcctccaccacccacactGTGAAGGGCCTGAG CGGCCTGCAGGTGGTGGGCGGCGACTCTCTCACCATCACTGGATCAGGCTTTGGTGACCTGGCCTGCCAGGTAGAGCTCAGTGTTGGTGAAGCATCCTGTAGTGTGACCTCTGCTTCAGACACCTCTGTGACCTGCGATCTGGACGACCTGGACAACCTGAGGTCGGGTGCATACCTGCCCATCACTGTCAAGGCAATCAACAG GGGCATGGCAGTGACAGACATCGCAGGGTACAGTAGTGAGGGCCGTGTGGTGATGGTGCCGCAGGTGTCCTCCCTCAGTCCCCTGGAAGGCTCCCTGGGTGGCAGCACCCTGCTCACCATCAGTGGAAGTGGTCTGCAGGGTCTGGTTGCCTCTcctgtggtgctggtggggggCCAGACCTGCCTcactccaccctccacctctgCCACCGTGGCCACCTTCACTCTGACTGTGGCCGGt GTGCCGGCCAAGATGGACACCCTTACCTTCACCTACAGTGAGGCACTCACCCCTGTGGTCACCAGCATGGCAGTGCAGGGCGAGGAAGCAACATTGTCTGGCCACAACTTTGGCAGTGACAACACCAAGGTCACCATCACTCTGGTGCAACAGTCGGTCCCCCGTGGCTGCCGAGAGGTgcctcaggaggaggagaaggaagacttgatggtggaagaaagggaagattggtggtggtggtgctga